In a genomic window of Roseimicrobium gellanilyticum:
- a CDS encoding plasmid stabilization protein, which translates to MPRGDKSKYTSKQKRQAEHIEEGYEKKGVSKKTAKARAWATVNKSTKGGKKSGSGRGKKVDKSPAKKGGKKGGAVRKKKAASKKTASKKRTSKK; encoded by the coding sequence ATGCCCAGAGGCGACAAATCCAAGTACACGTCGAAACAGAAACGCCAGGCGGAGCACATTGAAGAAGGCTACGAGAAGAAGGGCGTCTCCAAGAAGACGGCCAAGGCCCGCGCTTGGGCCACGGTCAACAAGTCCACCAAAGGTGGAAAGAAGAGTGGCTCCGGGAGAGGAAAGAAAGTCGACAAGAGCCCTGCCAAGAAGGGCGGAAAGAAAGGTGGAGCGGTGCGGAAGAAGAAGGCGGCCAGCAAGAAGACCGCCTCAAAGAAGAGAACTTCAAAGAAGTAG
- a CDS encoding amylo-alpha-1,6-glucosidase: MTSSLTRQISLANAERLHTRQMLRREWLVTNGLGGYASGTISGKVTRRYHGLLVASLPAPLGRVVMLNHLEEHLCLPDGTKVHFGGDEPAEDSNGERQHHAHEFGLRDGLPWWRYNVQGYQFSKTLILAHGQNTVYLGYHLESGQDVLRIELRPSMHFRRHEDDVAGPLEGDFTLTIQGMRYEISTGSPVQTLRLTAQAPEVSFTHDGGKIWEHFYQTEADRGYQSKGVLWSPGTFRLVATPDTSATLIASTEDWPRVLALKPEEVLSTELERRQRLISVADPRVREGAAAELVLAADQFIIRPAGRVEDMARARAAGDEVRTVIAGYHWFTDWGRDTMISLEGLTLTTGRHHEAGWILRTFGHYIRDGLIPNLFPEGENEGLYHTADATLWFFHALDRYVDVTGDRATLRHLLPKLADVAEHHLRGTHFGIGVDPDDGLLRQGKEGYQLTWMDAKVDGWVVTPRRGKAVEINALWYNALRLLEAWHHEEQKPEEAARYASEADRVHRSFNQRFWSDELGYLYDVVDGEGGNDSACRPNQILSISLRHEVLEATHWEAVFNKVKQELLTPVGLRSLDAHHRDFKARYFGDLRARDAAYHQGTVWGWLIGPFIDAWLKLHPKDVQGARGCLDGLVAHMNEAGVGTLSEIFDAEAPYTARGCIAQAWSVAEALRCWAKTSAQDSP, translated from the coding sequence ATGACTTCTTCCCTGACCCGACAGATCAGCCTCGCGAATGCTGAGCGGTTGCACACGCGCCAGATGCTGCGCCGCGAGTGGCTCGTCACCAATGGCCTCGGGGGCTACGCCTCTGGTACGATCTCGGGCAAAGTGACACGCCGCTATCATGGCCTGCTGGTAGCCTCCCTTCCCGCTCCCCTGGGACGCGTGGTGATGCTGAATCACCTTGAGGAGCACCTGTGTCTGCCAGATGGGACGAAGGTCCACTTTGGGGGAGATGAGCCGGCGGAAGATTCCAACGGCGAACGCCAGCACCATGCTCATGAGTTCGGACTGCGCGACGGGCTGCCCTGGTGGCGTTACAACGTGCAAGGCTACCAGTTCAGCAAGACCCTGATTCTTGCTCACGGACAGAACACGGTATACCTCGGGTACCATCTGGAGTCAGGTCAGGACGTGTTGCGCATTGAGCTGCGTCCCTCCATGCATTTTCGCCGGCACGAAGATGATGTCGCGGGGCCACTGGAAGGAGACTTCACACTCACCATTCAGGGCATGCGGTATGAAATCTCCACCGGTTCGCCCGTGCAAACCTTGCGGCTGACGGCGCAAGCGCCGGAAGTTTCGTTCACACACGATGGCGGAAAAATCTGGGAACACTTCTACCAGACGGAGGCTGACCGCGGCTATCAATCCAAGGGCGTCTTGTGGAGCCCGGGCACCTTTCGCCTCGTAGCCACTCCGGACACCTCGGCGACGCTTATCGCCTCCACGGAGGACTGGCCGCGCGTGCTTGCCTTGAAGCCTGAAGAAGTGCTCTCTACGGAGCTGGAGCGTCGTCAGCGTTTGATCTCCGTGGCTGATCCACGGGTGCGTGAAGGAGCAGCGGCAGAGCTGGTGCTGGCTGCGGACCAGTTCATCATCCGTCCGGCGGGGCGCGTGGAGGACATGGCACGGGCACGTGCCGCAGGGGATGAAGTGCGTACGGTCATCGCTGGCTACCACTGGTTCACCGATTGGGGACGGGATACGATGATCAGCCTCGAAGGACTCACGCTTACGACAGGGCGTCATCATGAGGCAGGGTGGATCCTGCGCACCTTTGGCCACTACATTCGCGATGGCCTCATTCCAAATCTCTTCCCCGAAGGTGAAAACGAAGGCCTTTACCACACAGCGGATGCCACGCTCTGGTTCTTCCACGCGCTCGACCGCTATGTGGATGTGACAGGCGACAGGGCCACTCTGCGACACCTGCTGCCAAAACTCGCCGATGTGGCAGAGCATCATTTGCGTGGCACGCACTTTGGCATTGGCGTGGATCCAGACGACGGCCTCTTGAGACAAGGAAAAGAAGGCTACCAGCTCACCTGGATGGATGCGAAGGTGGACGGCTGGGTGGTGACACCGCGCCGTGGCAAGGCAGTGGAGATCAATGCCCTCTGGTACAATGCTCTCCGTCTGTTGGAAGCATGGCACCACGAAGAGCAGAAGCCAGAAGAAGCCGCACGCTATGCGTCCGAGGCGGACCGTGTTCATCGTTCCTTCAACCAACGCTTCTGGTCAGACGAGCTGGGATACCTGTATGATGTCGTCGACGGAGAGGGAGGGAATGACAGTGCCTGCCGCCCCAATCAGATTCTCTCCATTTCACTGAGGCACGAGGTGCTGGAAGCCACGCACTGGGAGGCCGTCTTCAACAAGGTGAAACAGGAACTGCTCACCCCCGTGGGGCTGCGCTCACTGGACGCACACCACCGCGACTTCAAGGCACGCTACTTTGGCGATCTGCGTGCCCGCGATGCTGCCTACCACCAGGGCACCGTATGGGGTTGGCTGATTGGCCCCTTCATCGATGCCTGGCTGAAACTTCATCCGAAAGACGTGCAAGGAGCGCGAGGATGTCTCGATGGTCTTGTGGCCCACATGAATGAAGCGGGTGTGGGCACACTGAGTGAAATCTTTGACGCGGAAGCGCCCTACACCGCGCGCGGCTGCATCGCCCAGGCATGGAGCGTCGCCGAAGCGCTGCGTTGCTGGGCGAAGACTTCGGCGCAAGACTCTCCGTGA
- a CDS encoding helix-turn-helix domain-containing protein encodes MKALLEKIPVTAQESFHCEIIRAPDFGTPWHFHPEYELTLVLKSSGYRMIGDNITVLSPGDLVFVGSNLPHVWHQDQQRNGSSDENVHAVVVQFLDGFLGNGFLTAPELSDVRKVFQLAGRGLQVKGRTRDSIAKKMQKLADTSGYARLMELLAILGELAKSDELEPVASAGFAPQLDLTDKERLGRVCQHIDDHLAEPLSRQKLAKLAHLSPAAFSRYFHVRTGRTLPDYINELRVGRACRLLLEEVEMGVSQVAFACGYGSLSNFNKRFQARMGMTPTEYREKVSKLT; translated from the coding sequence ATGAAAGCCTTGCTGGAAAAGATACCGGTGACTGCGCAGGAGTCGTTTCACTGTGAGATTATCCGTGCTCCAGACTTTGGCACGCCCTGGCACTTTCATCCGGAATATGAGCTGACCCTGGTGCTGAAGAGCAGCGGCTACCGCATGATTGGCGACAATATCACCGTGCTCTCCCCGGGTGACCTGGTGTTTGTGGGTTCCAACCTGCCTCACGTGTGGCATCAGGATCAACAGCGCAACGGCTCCTCTGACGAGAACGTGCACGCCGTGGTGGTGCAGTTCCTGGATGGTTTCCTGGGCAACGGTTTCCTCACCGCCCCGGAACTCTCCGATGTGCGCAAGGTCTTCCAACTCGCCGGCCGTGGCCTGCAGGTGAAGGGGCGCACGCGCGACTCCATTGCGAAGAAGATGCAAAAGCTCGCGGACACCTCAGGCTATGCACGGCTCATGGAGTTGCTGGCCATCCTGGGTGAATTGGCAAAGTCGGATGAACTGGAGCCCGTGGCCAGCGCTGGGTTTGCGCCTCAACTCGATCTCACGGATAAGGAGCGCCTGGGACGCGTGTGCCAGCACATTGATGACCATCTGGCCGAACCACTCAGCCGTCAGAAGCTGGCGAAGCTCGCGCACCTGAGTCCTGCCGCATTCAGCCGCTACTTCCACGTGCGCACGGGGCGCACGCTGCCGGATTATATCAATGAACTGCGCGTGGGGCGTGCCTGCCGCCTGCTGCTGGAAGAAGTGGAGATGGGTGTGTCCCAGGTGGCTTTCGCCTGTGGGTATGGAAGCCTCTCCAACTTCAACAAGCGCTTCCAGGCACGCATGGGAATGACACCCACGGAGTATCGGGAGAAGGTGTCGAAGTTGACGTGA
- a CDS encoding HAD family hydrolase: MNLSTATDMDTTSSWKALATDFDGTLAEDGLVLPEVYEAVSRARTSGLKVILVTGRELRDFELLQVDLRVFDHVVAENGAVLYEPATGVQTLLAPAPSQELVEMLQENGVDSLSVGLTIIATCVPHEIVAVECIKALGLELTITFNKGAVMILPPGVNKASGLKAALKLLNLNPGEVVGVGDAENDHAFLSFCGCAVAVDNALPR; this comes from the coding sequence ATGAACCTCTCAACGGCTACGGATATGGACACCACCTCTTCCTGGAAGGCGCTTGCCACCGACTTTGATGGAACTCTGGCGGAGGATGGCCTGGTGCTGCCGGAAGTATACGAGGCTGTGTCGCGGGCGAGAACCAGCGGGCTCAAGGTCATACTGGTGACCGGGCGTGAGCTCCGTGATTTTGAGTTGCTCCAGGTGGATTTGCGTGTTTTCGACCACGTCGTGGCAGAGAATGGAGCCGTACTCTATGAGCCTGCCACGGGCGTGCAAACCCTGCTGGCACCGGCACCGTCACAGGAGCTCGTGGAAATGCTGCAGGAGAACGGCGTGGACTCACTTTCCGTGGGGCTCACCATCATTGCCACCTGTGTCCCGCATGAAATCGTCGCGGTGGAATGCATCAAGGCATTGGGGCTGGAGTTGACCATCACCTTCAACAAGGGCGCAGTGATGATCCTTCCTCCCGGAGTGAACAAGGCCTCAGGGTTGAAGGCTGCACTCAAGCTGCTCAACCTCAACCCCGGTGAGGTCGTAGGCGTCGGTGATGCCGAGAACGATCATGCCTTCCTCAGCTTCTGCGGATGCGCCGTCGCGGTGGACAACGCCCTGCCTCGCTGA
- a CDS encoding ROK family protein, with the protein MKILMIDVGGTNVKLMATGRRAVVKVPSGRKMTAARMIKEVLKATEDWDFQAITIGYPGVVRNGQPASEPPNVGGGWLRIDFKKAFGKPVRFINDAGLQALAAHRTGRMLYLGFGTSTGATLIVDDVIVPLEVGSLCLPDGKRFGKHLSDKAFQKRGQKRWKRTALAGIELLREVFKPDHIMLGGGNSDAIRPLPPDCSQQDNRAAFRGAVRLWPGADMLAEPYGASWRITRRKTKKSPK; encoded by the coding sequence ATGAAGATCCTGATGATTGATGTGGGCGGCACGAACGTGAAGCTCATGGCCACCGGCCGGAGAGCAGTCGTCAAAGTTCCGTCAGGGAGGAAGATGACCGCGGCACGCATGATCAAGGAGGTGCTGAAGGCCACCGAAGACTGGGACTTTCAGGCCATCACCATCGGCTATCCGGGCGTCGTAAGAAATGGGCAGCCTGCAAGCGAACCACCGAATGTCGGCGGAGGATGGCTGCGCATCGACTTCAAGAAGGCTTTCGGCAAACCGGTCCGGTTCATCAATGACGCCGGTCTGCAGGCGCTGGCCGCACACAGGACAGGGCGCATGCTCTATCTGGGCTTCGGCACCAGCACTGGGGCGACCCTCATTGTGGACGATGTCATTGTGCCCTTGGAAGTCGGCAGCCTATGCCTGCCCGATGGAAAGCGCTTTGGGAAACATCTCTCCGACAAGGCGTTTCAAAAACGGGGACAGAAGCGCTGGAAACGCACCGCGCTCGCAGGCATTGAACTTCTGCGTGAAGTGTTCAAGCCTGATCACATCATGCTCGGTGGTGGAAATTCAGATGCCATTCGCCCGCTGCCACCCGACTGCAGCCAGCAGGACAACCGCGCGGCATTTCGTGGTGCCGTACGTTTGTGGCCGGGTGCGGACATGCTGGCTGAGCCTTACGGCGCATCATGGCGCATCACACGGAGGAAGACAAAGAAGTCTCCCAAGTGA